A stretch of the Thunnus thynnus chromosome 7, fThuThy2.1, whole genome shotgun sequence genome encodes the following:
- the kcnj13 gene encoding inward rectifier potassium channel 13, whose amino-acid sequence MTTKSNSSVLGGKASSSPLLSSPTRQRLVTKDGHCALRPPLCPTGSWRGASSRAWLLALQDMWGLLVGLRWRWVLLAFCASFLAHWLLFACLWYLLAHLNGDLAVQDHDAPPQGHVVCVKHITSFTAAFSFSLETQLTIGYGTMFPSGDCPSAIALLAVQMLLGLMLEAFITGAFVAKIARPQKRAGAIQFSPQAVVGQHQGQTCLMLRATNLLQRPLVDVKVSAVLYEEHEGQALHQTSLDFHLDHLGQQPCPFFIFPLTFYHPLDRRSPLYPALCEGISNHFELVVFLSALQEGTGDTCQKRTSYLRQEIQFDRRFVPALGLDARGRYMVSTQHFDTAHSKEPLDKDCVVQINGDGSDRME is encoded by the exons atgacaaccaaATCCAACAGCAGTGTTCTGGGTGGCAAggcttcctcctctcctctcctgtcttcaCCAACCCGCCAGCGCCTGGTCACCAAAGACGGACACTGTGCCCTCCGTCCCCCACTCTGCCCTACAGGCTCATGGCGTGGGGCCTCGAGCCGAGCCTGGCTGCTGGCCCTGCAGGACATGTGGGGACTGTTGGTGGGACTGCGCTGGAGATGGGTCCTGTTGGCCTTCTGTGCCTCCTTCCTGGCCCACTGGCTGCTGTTTGCCTGCTTGTGGTACTTGCTGGCCCACCTCAACGGAGACCTGGCTGTGCAGGATCATGATGCTCCCCCACAGGGGCATGTGGTTTGTGTGAAGCACATTACCAGCTTCACTGCTGCCTTTTCCTTCTCCCTGGAGACACAGCTGACCATCGGCTATGGCACCATGTTCCCCAGTGGGGACTGTCCCAGTGCCATAGCACTGCTGGCTGTGCAGATGCTGCTGGGGCTCATGCTAGAGGCATTCATCACAG GTGCATTTGTAGCCAAGATTGCGCGTCCTCAGAAGCGAGCAGGAGCCATTCAGTTCAGTCCCCAGGCAGTGGTGGGCCAACACCAGGGCCAGACGTGCCTCATGCTACGAGCCACCAACCTGCTACAGCGGCCTCTGGTAGATGTGAAGGTGAGTGCTGTGCTCTATGAGGAACATGAAGGTCAGGCTCTGCACCAGACCTCTCTGGACTTCCACTTGGATCATCTGGGCCAACAGCCCTGTCCTTTCTTCATCTTCCCACTCACCTTTTACCACCCACTGGACCGCCGGAGCCCCCTCTACCCTGCCCTGTGTGAGGGCATATCCAACCACTTTGAGTTGGTGGTGTTTCTGTCGGCCTTGCAGGAGGGAACTGGTGACACCTGCCAGAAGAGGACCTCCTACCTGCGTCAAGAAATCCAGTTTGACCGTCGCTTTGTGCCGGCCTTGGGGCTGGATGCTCGGGGGAGGTACATGGTGAGCACCCAGCACTTTGATACGGCCCACTCAAAGGAGCCCTTGGACAAGGACTGTGTGGTGCAGATCAACGGTGATGGCAGTGACAGGATGGAGTAA